The nucleotide sequence GGTTGATTGGATGCTTGATTgatacaaatggtgtggatgccttctccttttataggcatggatggaaccttggagaagcatgtAATCATCATGTtagagatatctagataatttTACTAACTACTAATCTTGCATGTTGGTGGAAACCTCacaattcttctaaactcttccaccaacttgaactttgctagaattctctagcatgtgtATGGATCTTTCTTTGTCCATGGGCTGGATCCATCTTGAGCCAAGGCAAGATTACACTTTAACACAAACACCAATTGGGCTGGTGTTGATCTTCAACAGGGCTtggattcccattttttttttttttggggttccCTGTACCAGTAGGGTATGGACAAGCTTTTCATTACTACCAAAGGAAAGGCAGAAGTTAAACCAGAGAAACCAAAACACAAACATACCAGTACTCTGGTCATTTACTCTGTAGATTTACAACCAAAACACAAACATGCCACTAATCAAATACAATTCCCAAGCACAAGTTAAACCagataaaccaagaaaactaaCTTATTTTCTCATAAACATCCTATTTTCCATGGAAAAATCAAGAATACGAAAAAGTAAAGCCTCGTCCCACTGTCACTGtgtgttccgtcccgtcccacgtaccaaacagtACCATATTGACCATACTATTCGAAATCTCATCTTGGCCAACTATTGGTTTAaccattatttattttatacaaGCAATATCAGGCTGTCGGAGTTCGAACAGAACTTCAGGTCCAGGATTACAGAACCCTTTCCcccaaattatattattacataAAACTCCTGAAGTTGTAAGCAAATAagctcaaaaaaataaataaaggtcaGAAAATCTATGTGTATCAACAGTCAATGGACAAATTgcgaaaaaaggaaaatacaaaGTTTAAGAAttcaaacaaaatcaaaataaaataaaatgaaaaggagCAGAAAAACAAGGAAGAACTAAATTCCAATTCATCCATAAACAGAACCAAGAACAACACCAAAAGGGAAAAAACAACTTACCACGATGATGAGCTTTTTTGGACGACGGCAAGCTTCGGCGGTATGGAATGGTAGAGAACAGAGCTTAGCTTTCGAGTGAAGCGAGAAAAGAGGGGCTAGACCTGGCTCGCATGTCGTGTTTTTCATGTTCGGTCGTTTTCGTGATATACTCGATATCTTAATgagtcgtgtcgtgtaacatccgttaaaataaacaggtaaGACGGGTTCAATTGGAAGCTCAAAAATTTTCGTTTGGGACGACTAGATTTCACCAGGAAAGACGACTGCGGGTCGTTTGTGGTGGTCGGTTCACCAGAAAACGATGAAGAAGGGTTTTTGAACACTAACGGCTTGGCTCAACTGCATGGCTcatgatgagtagattttatattatatattttaccctaatcttagtatattttggttaatattttggaagaattttgatactttgaattgtattttcaatataggactttcgacttcctctggagcaaaacaggaccaaatagACAacttttggagtaattctagttggaggacgttcatgagtcacttagcttgatcatatcaaaatttggtatttttccaccaagcggttattttctggcgataaaataaaggagtgaTGCGCGATTTTGGAAAATGGCAtttctgggcttaaattgcatttttggagcccaagatgacctcggatgggttcgtggccttctgaaGAAGTGTTCATAATATTTCAAACATTAAATACAGCTATATtaggccagttttggagcagcttgtgggtccaaaacgtggctgttcagattttaggcgaattttaccatttaatttagggttatgtttcctattttatttgattattatttttagtttcctGGTGGGAAGAAATGAccaatttttagggtttgtgtgggggcttagcaaatatattgcttggccgtctacattTTTTtctacgctttattttatgcaattttggagacagagaatTGCTatggttttggagattttctacttgaaggtgctttcaatccttttctaaatatattttctatgattttaattatgaatatgcgtaactaattttttttgctagggcgaaaccttgagccttagcatgaatatgtgatttttatttaattgcttatgattgattgcatgcatactttgaattgttaatcaccgggataaaaactatctaattgtcttaatgcctgatcaccattaggatttttagaaaagtaatttgatgcaattttggttggaaggttccttgaaattgacgctggcttcttgtgattaataattgtaatttcacttaggatgaacaccacgtcttaaggattgcatagttttcaaagggttttcaaagcataatgagtctttcatgttcagatttgatccgaacgtccggacgggttgcaagctagatatacattctatgttggaggttccaagtataATAcaaattaggaaaacctaaccttcaaagtggcatgtatagatcataagtaattggtaaaagttcataggattgctaggtgatggtggaaccctagtgttttcttaatttgatttttcaaaaactgtttccttttctttcatcttCAATATTGCAGATTAGtttacttttattaattaaatttgtttttaatttaagtaggttataaaatcaatcttctcaatttctactttacagtaattaattggaatttggtttgctttgaattatttagGAGAACGATCTTGcaagatccgtttatactacaacaaccttgtaattcttgcaagtattataggaATTTTTATcccgttcacatgagtagtaaaatccctatcaagaaaatggcgccgttgccggggattgttttaaataatttgtgCACATCAactcttagttaattatttttgtatatatctttttatttaattgctgaTTTTGTTTGGTAGGTTACAAGTTGTTTCTTTTTTAGCAGTGCAACAATGGAATTTGCAGTTCCCCCTGAATTCAATCTAACACCCGGTGGACCACTTCTTTGGATGTCATTAGCAGAAAAGGGTTATTATGGATTTAAGCCTACAATTTGTGCTCTTTGCAATTCAAGGACCTATGATATTTTGCAATGTCCTGAGAGGAAATATTTTCCAGATTATGTCCaagagtatatatatatatgagaaacGATTCAAAATGGAACTGGAATAATCCCCATTCACAGTTCTACACTCAAAGTTTGAAAGAGCATCTTGGGCAGTATTTTGAGCAGCTTAATGTGCCACAAGAGCTTTCAGTGGGGGACAAGCTCTCTAAATTGTTGGAATTAACTGACTTATACATTTAAATAACCAATGAAGGATTTCTGATTCAAGCATTAAACTATGGGAAGAGCTTTAATGATCAAGAGGAGATTGGTGTAGGAGTTGAAGAGCAATCTGCCACCCATTCACGTCCAGGGGAGAAAACAGCACATGTTGATCTTATAATCCCACCAGAACCGAGTGCTACCCATGTTCATGTGCCACCAAAACCTTTCCCACAAAGCCTGCAGGAAGACATGAGTGTTAATATGTTAGGGGGGTTCACAAAATTCAACATCTAATATGTCGCATGATCAGCTCTCTAACACACTGTTGGAGACAGGGTAGATGACTACTAATACAATTTATGTTGTTGAATTGGACGGTCCAACAGTACAAGCATTCATATTTAAAGAAAATCTAGGCGAGTCATACAAACAAACTATGATCCACaaggaaacaaagaaaaagcttAATGGCAACCTAATTCTTCGTCAAGAAATTCGGCCAATGCAGAAATTGTGGGTGTTAAATACAAGGTTTAAGTCAGTTCGACGAAGACGTAAACGTTGCTAGAAGGGATCCTATTTTATTATAACATTTCATTCGCATAGAATGGCTAATATGAAGGATTCAACCACTTCCCTGAAACACATAATTGACAAACATCATCTCATTCTGTACCTACTGTTGTTGTATGATGCTATCAAGGACTGGTTGATTATAAGAGAACAAGTGACGTGATCATCAATTCATTCCCTCGAATTGGCTTATCATATCAGACTCCAAAGGATTGCGtgaaacctctcaaacatcttgagatttttattttattttttgccaacacatcttcggtttggataaacaacactgtgaaggcaaccgacaaacatcttcagtttggataaacagcactgttgccgtagaatcatcCGATcacggagcaccttcagtttggataaacaacactgcgtcgaggccgactggttatctatccaagtctcggtcgagaaggattttcgaatccttattggcagaggtcatctcattagccttctcggcgaagtgaggtgttacaagttactacattcgacacattgaaagccgaatttgatattgaatttcgcagaactagcagccttatcttcaggctctagaacccgaaggtcgagacgtgttccttccttggtCGCTGtcacaagatcaagaagtcagcatcACACCtaatgcaacatcaacatattttactccttgTCCAACctcgaccgacgagttggcacacccgcatacaaccgaaggatgtagttagctcattagttactcggcctgcgtgccacataggcttggtagtttttagggtcaacagttcCTTAGCATAGCGTCATAAGCTTGCTTGATAACATGATGTGGTCTAGTTTACTGAAAGGAGAAGGAGAGTACGACaacaaagagaaaagagagagttgAGGAATTTTTGTGAGGATATTTTCCATTACATGTGCCTTTAAATTATAAATCTTAAAATTTTCACAAACACATAGGTGATTTTCGTGAGAATTTGAATTACTATCAAAATTGTGGGATTGTATGATAGACATGAGTGAGTCACTTAGTGGATTTCTGATTGCAATTTTTCACAGGTCACCTTGAAATGATGATTAAAAGATTGAACGATTTTAATTAGGACATGTGTATATAGTATAAGTTCGTTAACCACAAGCAAATGAGCAAAAAGATGCATCACTAAAATGACAGCTAAATTACTTATTAACAAAATTCTCTTTTTTAAACTACttattaataaaaccctctttgtcaactaAAAGATGGTAAAAATACCAAATTAACCTTGTCAACAAAACTAAAGTAAAATGACCAAACTAAAAGTTATGGGTAATATAGTaaattaaagacaaaataattttattgttttttttttcaagcttCACAGCCATACTACTCAAATTAGAATTAGTACACAGCTAAAAGATGCCTTTGCCCTTCTAGCCCACGAGTCCGTCTTCCGTTTTCCTTTTGCTTCggtgttgttctccatttttacttctcagcACAGTGGAATAACGTTCATTCTGTCCACGCGTCGATCATCGTTGAAAAGGGCGACTTTGTCCTCACTCGACATGCATTCTTCATCGTGGCCTTTTCTGTTCCATTTCTCTGCTGTTTCATTCTTTACCTTTCGTTTTGCTTTTCTCTCACCATATCTTGCAACGTCTACACGTGTTGGTCATCGGGGAAAAGAAAGCGATGGAAAAGCGAGGAAATCAGTCGAAAAAACTCATTTGTTTCTATTCGCTGATCTCAGGAGGGGTATCCCCTACATTTGCCATTCTTGAGTTCTCTCGATGGTGTCTTCTCTACCCTGCCGTCTGCAATTTTCTCCACCGTGACAATAGCTTTTGTGCTTTCTTCCACCCCGTAGAACCCGCTCAATTTAGATTTTCTAGGTCTTGCGATTTTGTGATAATCTTCCATGGTAATtaacttttgtttgttttggttggtctgaatttcaaattttttgttttggcttGCGGCACATGATATGAGATTCAAATGAGATGATTTGTGTGTGGTAATACTTTTATGCAGGTATTTCTTATGTTTTGGGTGAGCCTCTCAACCTCACAGTTTTAGCCTTATTCGAATTTTGTCCATGGATCAGATTAATATGcactattaatttttttttaaagttttttatCCCTCCTTatcccttctctcttcttcccctTGCTATTCTCCAACGACTCAGGAGAGTCCTAACAACAACATTCGAGCTTTGCATGCTCGAATCTACCCCTCGATCGAAGAGTTCAATAAGCCCAACTTGCAGGTGGGTTTTTCCGACGAAGATGCGAGTTTTTTTTCCGGCCAATTTCAAGCATTTCCAACCTTTTTTGGGTCTGGAAAAGGTAATAGGCATACAACAGATTTTTATTACTTActttcaaaattattttaagTAGTTTTTGTATCTGTGAATTCTTGATTCAAATGTTATATCTCATCTTCATATTGAGGTTTCCTGAGATAAAGTTTCCACACTACACAATATTGATACAGGACTAGAGATCGAGCACGTACTAAACCATCTAATTTGTCTGATGGACCGCCATAGCCATTGGCCAGAATGTTTAAAATGGAACCATGTAATATATACGACAAACAGGGAAAGAGAACGAAGCTCCAGATCAAGTTTTAAGAGATCACTTCCATCTGTTAGGGATTTGTATATAATGGCTATATATACGCACACACATATTCGATCATGTTGACCAAATTAGAATGGGTTACTAATCTGTGGTGAATTGGATACATTCATTGTAtgcaataattttttattcaaatgatATAAAGAAATTAATGAATGCCTTTTAGCTCGAAGTTCAAATTTTGTAGTTTCTTTTTTCCATTAAGATAAGGTTCTATAGACTTATGTTGTTCGACAGATGCTTATTTTGCAGATGATGAATCTAGAACACATGAAAAATCTATCATACCACAGTGCATATAGGTGCTTTTCTTGGATGGATAGGCACAATTTATGAATCAATTGGTATATGACAATTATAGCCATGATCTTCCctgagtgttttaagttatactAAACTACTTcttacattaattattttgcagCAAAGTCGTCTTTTCACTATGCAGCCACTAGCAACTGGTTACAGAGCTTCCTGTGAGTTAAAGTGTCTTAAActtttgattgaagttttttatgttgttttttttttattatcattttTGTTATCTCTCcagttgttttgaattttttttttcgatttttatCCGATGTTTATATGTGTAGGCACTCAAATTAGagttttctgtttttatttcGAAGTAGGAAAATGATGGAAAAATAGGACTCCTATaagattttggttttttgtgggttttcaagttttttgttggcttcaatttttgtttttaaatctgTCTGTAATGTTTACATTGACCATTTCATCGTTTCGGCTTGTAGAAAATTGTAGTTGTCAATCTAGATCCTGCCAACGATGCATTGGCATAtccttttcaaaattttcatgttttgttgTTCGTAATTTCGTTGTGTGATTAATATAAGGAAGCCCCTATAAGATTTTGGTATTTTTGTgggtttttaagttttttcatggcttcaatttttgtttttaaatctgTCTATAATGTTTGCATTGACCATTTCATCGAGTTGTCAATTTGGATGCTGTCAATGATGCATTATCGTATCCTTTTGAGTTTTTTCGTGTTCTGTTTGTAATTTATAGTGTTGCATTGTATTCTAATGTAGAACCTTGAGCCTTTACGTGAATTTAGTTATGAACATTCTGTCAACCTGGAGGATCTTTTAAAACTCAGTGATGTGATGGTTGAGCACTTTCTTGGTTCCAATGGAGGTTAGTGTTCTTATTGAATCTATAAAAGTTCAATACTTGGGTAAAGTAAAGAGTGGAAATTGTTTGGTTTGGGAATGAAGAAGGAAAACGATGGAAAGATAATAAGTCATTGGACTCTCGAATTTTTCTTTCGAAAATAGTTGACAATTTGGAGAAGTTAGATGGTAGGAACAATGGTTACCAACGTAAAAAGAAATCCATGTTAAAAGATGTGATGGTGGAGCACTCTCTTTTGTGTTGTTTTACTTGCAggtgtgttttttgtttttcttctttagaaagtttgatttatttgtttaaCGTATTCTTTTCAGTTTTTTCGTGCTTTGTGAATAGTGATTCACAGTTTGCATTCCATTCCAAGGATCTTATAAAACTCAGCACTGTGATGATCAAGCACTCTATTGGTCCCAATCAAGGTCAGTTTTCGTTATTAAATGTATAACAGTTCAATGCTTGGGTAAAGTAAAGAGTATGAATTTTTCACTTTCAAAATGAATAAGGAAAATGATAGAAAGATAGAACTCCTATATCATTTTGGTTCTTGgtgagttttcaaatttttcctTAGCTCCCCTGATTTTCCTTTttaactttatttttgtttgtttcgttggGTGATGCAATTTGATCAGATTTGGTTCAATTGAATAGTCCCTGAAGCAACAAGAAGGAACTGACTGCTGGGATTTCTTTAGCAAGTAATAATTCTTAATTACTTACatgttttcattttaatttatgattGGATTGGTCATTTCTTATATAAATTCGAGCTCCACAATAGTTGGACCATTGATATGTTCTGACTGtaaatactatatatatatatatatatgcttctcTTTACCTGCTCACTTGAATTTTCATTTATATTaacttctgttttttttcttatttttatcagAGAAGCATGTATATcgtgaaaaataaaacaatgaaGTTTTGAAGTGACAGTCAACGAAATTTAAATAGTACTAATTAGTGTATGTatgtgttgaccctagaaactacaaagcctacgtggcgcgcaggccgagtatattctaagctaactacgtccttcggtgattgcggggcgtgccaactcgtcggccgaggctcggccgaggagtaaatttgatgatgctgcgttgggtcgcgctactgacttctgcgtcttgcgattgcggccgagaaaggaacacgtctcggcctcttgggttctcgagcctgaagacaaggctgctatttcttacaaagttcacgaaccgaattcggcttgcaatgtgccgaatgtaataactgtgacacctcacctcgccaagaaggctaatgagatgacctcgaccaacaaggattcgaaaaacccttctcgaccgagacttggataagtaatcgaccgttctcgccgcagtgctgttgatgccaacggaagatactgcgagaccgaccgactctacggtgacagagctatctatgccgacttaagatatcaccggttgcttccacagtgctgttgatgccaacggaagatgtgtcagcgaaaaaaggaaaagaaaaagatctcaagttgtgagagtttgcgcagggcaattttgtattgattttgtggGGGCCTTCCTGATGCACAGCTTCCGCTATTTATAGCACTGGACCCCGAATCTGAGATAGAATCCTATTCGGACTAGGTTTTCCCTCTCCGGATCAATATCACCTCGACCAGTCCTGTTTTTATtaggattgtgaacctagtccttattCGAGCCCTATCCGCTTCTAGGTTGTTAATCCTGCCGAGAATCCCTATTGTATCAGGACTCGGCTTGTCATTGCATTTTGACCTAACCGGCCTAGGTTTGGAAGCCCATAAGCTGAACGATCCATGGTCTtcttgtcgcaaggccttccgggccgagaatggttctacactcggcccaaactattattttgggcccaaacattgccccctcgcttctgaggtcctcggcctgcAATCTTCGGCCGAGTtccggccttgaagaagcgaatctaccacTCAGAATCCTCAtacccgagttccaaggcgcatttattgagcacgatcgcacgatcttgatcctgctaacctACTCACCAAGTGGCGTCCTCTAATATGGCCAATCCCACATAATGACGTCTAAGGCGTGCGGCAGCCTGAACTGTCTTGCCTATCATGACCACTATCTCAATCCGCGAGCCACTACCTCAGTCCGTGAGCCCATTTGTCATCGTGCGGTCGTCGAACCGTCTTTTCGTCATTAATTTAGCCgtcacacgcaatcgtgcgcccccaaaaccctaaaaccttCGGTCTTCTCAACCGCATTTCCCAAATGTTCATCATGATCAACAATTCCTTtggtcgattttgccctttgttttgaatttcgaacgattgctcttccccccacaactctataaataccgaaatttcctCATTTGTACTTTTACGCTCTCAAACTTCCCAAAATTCTCTGCCATTGATTTCTAGTGCCTCTCCTATTCCGAGTCTTCGTCTTTAAATccccaacccagaaaaaccCTTTTACTCCGTGCTTCTTTTTCATAATGGcatccttcatctccaagctttccaggGAATGTGACCAACATCCGAAGATCcttgatcggagctcgatcaagaccatccggtttgaaAACGACATGAACACCCAGTACCAAATCttgggtcctctcttcaaggcTACAATACCGCCGACTATCATCGGCCTTCTACAGGAGCACTGCCTAAAACCCTTGCTTcgagggtttgaatggtcgcgaTGGGATGCGGCTAAACCCCAgggctcctggccctcgacgaccacatcctgggcagcctgggtcgttcgaatggaacgactcttcggcgagcaatggaaggcccttggcatctacgacgccatcctcCTTTCGTCCATGGAAATCGTCCCCGACAAGGAACTTCTCCAAGCCGCTCTGTGCTTCTGGTGTTCGGCTACCAACACAATGGTCCTTCCTCTGGGTCCCATGGGTCCCACCGTCCTGGATATTACTGCCATTCTGGGGACTTCGGCGACCGGGATCCCTGTCGACGCGACCCTCTCTGGGCATCCGTCGAATATCGACCTGAAAACGCTCTTCGACCGTCGGGCCTTCGAGACCTTGAGCCGTGACGGTCATATCCCGTCGAAGGAAGATATtcagaagctccacaagaacttctgtaattacaacaccctctatcttcacttcgccggccgaggagaagaggacctgcgagagggagagcatgaagctttcctcttctactggtacaacaaatacatttgttgtaccaagtcaaacaagtgtttggtcgagaacatgccggtagCCGAAGCCCTGGCCAGTGGTCACGTCTTGGCGCTGAGTTCCAACATTCTCGCCCAACTTTTCCGCTGCCTGGCCGAGGCGACCCTCCAAAAGGTCGACCCGCACCAGAATGGTcctctctgggtcttccaactctggTTGCAGGTATACTTCACCTCCCTTCGGCCGGCCATAGCCGAATTCTCACCAACAGAGGCGCTTGGGTCTCAATTGGCCTCTCGTCCGACACCTCCCCAtcaagccgaagaggtatttcGGTACCTCTTCGCCCTCGACGACTTCTCCAACGACGAGTTCCTAATATGTCGTCGTCGAGACTATCCTTCCTCCATCAGGCTGCCTATCTCCTCATGGAGCACGGAGGAGGACGCCGATCTCCGTCAGACCTGGGGGTCGTTTGTGCTTGCCCGCGACCTCCCTCTCGGCTGCGATGGGAAACGGTCAGGATGGGAAGTATATCATCCGAACTTCCTCGCCCGACAGCTCGGCTACCTTCAGGGCTGCCCTATCCCCCTTCTCTTCTCCCGAACGGTTCTAAGCCGTGG is from Malus sylvestris chromosome 5, drMalSylv7.2, whole genome shotgun sequence and encodes:
- the LOC126624695 gene encoding uncharacterized protein LOC126624695 isoform X1, whose product is MVFLMFWESPNNNIRALHARIYPSIEEFNKPNLQVGFSDEDASFFSGQFQAFPTFFGSGKAKSSFHYAATSNWLQSFLYEHSVNLEDLLKLSDVMVEHFLGSNGVFSCFVNSDSQFAFHSKDLIKLSTVMIKHSIGPNQDLVQLNSP
- the LOC126624695 gene encoding uncharacterized protein LOC126624695 isoform X2, which codes for MESPNNNIRALHARIYPSIEEFNKPNLQVGFSDEDASFFSGQFQAFPTFFGSGKAKSSFHYAATSNWLQSFLYEHSVNLEDLLKLSDVMVEHFLGSNGVFSCFVNSDSQFAFHSKDLIKLSTVMIKHSIGPNQDLVQLNSP